The Dama dama isolate Ldn47 chromosome 28, ASM3311817v1, whole genome shotgun sequence genome has a window encoding:
- the LOC133048053 gene encoding LOW QUALITY PROTEIN: oxysterol-binding protein-related protein 9-like (The sequence of the model RefSeq protein was modified relative to this genomic sequence to represent the inferred CDS: deleted 2 bases in 1 codon; substituted 1 base at 1 genomic stop codon), whose amino-acid sequence MAFLLATCRGLDSGFVPSVQDFDKKLTEADAYLQILIEQLKLFDDKLQNCKDDEQRKKIETLKETTNSMVESIKHCIVLLQIAKPVARSRWGANSATSTINPVDAIYQPSPLEPVVNTMPSQTVLPPEPTQLCKSKQRPSSLPVGPVLTTLGHHQTPTPNSTGSGHSPPSSSLTSPSHVNLSPNTVPEFSYSSSEDEFYDADEFHQSGSSPKHLIDSSGSASVLTHSSLGNSLKRPDTTESLNSSMSNGTSDADLFDSHDDRDDEGEAGSVEEHKSVIMHLLSQVRLGMDLTKVVLPTFILERRSLLEMYADFFAHPDLFVSISDQKDARDXMVQVVKWYLSAFHAGRKGSVAKKPYNPILGEIFQCHWTLPNDTEENAELVSEGPVPWVSKNSVTFVAEQVSHHPPISAFYAECFNKKIQFNAHIWTKSKFLGMSIGVHNIGQGCVSCLEHDEHYILTFPNGYGRSILTVPWVELGGECNINCSKTGYSANIVFHTKPFYGGKKHRITAEIFSPNDKKSFCSIEGEWNGVMYAKYSTGENVVFIDTKKLPIIKKKVRKLEDQNEYESHCLWKDVTFNLKIRDIDAATEAKHRLEERQRAEARERKEKEIQWETRLFHEDGECWVYDEPLLKRLGAAKH is encoded by the exons ATGGCTTTCTTGCTGGCCACTTGCAGAGGTTTGGATTCAGGATTTGTTCCTAGTGTCCAGGACTTTGATAAGAAACTTACAGAGGCTGATGCATACCTACAAATCTTGATAGAACAGTTGAAGCTTTTTGATGATAAACTTCAAAACTGCAAAGATgatgaacagagaaagaaaattgaaaccCTCAAAGAGACAACAAATAGCATGGTAGAATCAATTAAACACTGCATTGTGTTGCTGCAGATTGCTAAACCAGTGGCTAGAAGCAGGTGGGGAGCCAATTCAGCAACC AGTACTATTAATCCTGTGGATGCAATATATCAACCTAGTCCCTTGGAACCTGTGGTCAACACAATGCCTTCCCAGACTGTCTTACCTCCAGAACCTACTCAGTTGTGTAAGTCAAAGCAGCGTCCATCCTCTCTACCAGTTGGACCTGTATTAACAACCTTGGGACATCATCAGACTCCAACACCAAATAGTACAGGCAGTGGCCACTCACCACCTAGTAGCAGTCTCACTTCTCCAAGCCATGTCAACTTGTCTCCAAACACCGTCCCAGAGTTCTCTTACTCTAGCAGTGAAGATGAATTCTATGATGCAGATGAATTTCATCAGAGTGGCTCATCACCAAAGCACTTAATAGATTCCTCTGGATCTGCCTCAGTCTTGACACACAGCAGCTTGGGAAATAGTCTAAAGCGCCCAGATACCACTGAATCACTTAATTCTTCCATGTCCAATGGGACAAGCGATGCTGACCTTTTCGATTCACATGATGATAGAGATGACGAAGGGGAGGCAGGGTCGGTGGAAGAGCACAAGAGTGTTATCATGCATCTGTTGTCACAGGTTAGACTTGGAATGGATCTTACGAAGGTAGTTCTTCCAACATTTATTCTTGAAAGAAGATCTCTTTTAGAAATGTATGCAGACTTTTTTGCTCACCCGGACCTGTTTGTGAGTATTAGTGACCAGAAGGATGCCAGAGACTGAATGGTTCAggttgtgaagtggtatctctcAGCCTTTCACGCAGGAAGGAAAGGATCGGTTGCCAAAAAGCCATACAACCCCATTTTGGGCGAAATCTTTCAGTGTCACTGGACACTACCAAATGATACTGAAGAGAATGCGGAGCTAGTTTCAGAAGGACCAGTTCCCTGGGTTTCCAAGAATAGTGTAACATTTGTGGCTGAGCAGGTTTCTCATCATCCACCCATTTCAGCCTTTTATGCTGAGTGTTTTAATAAGAAGATACAATTCAATGCTCATATCTGGACCAAATCAAAATtccttggcatgtcaattggggtGCACAACatagggcagggctgtgtctcgtGTCTAGAGCATGATGAACATTACATTCTCACGTTCCCCAATGGTTACGGCAGGTCTATCCTCACAGTGCCCTGGGTGGAACTAGGCGGAGAATGCAATATTAATTGTTCCAAGACTGGCTACAGTGCAAATATCGTCTTCCACACTAAACCTTTCTATGGGGGCAAGAAGCACAGAATTACTGCTGAGATTTTTTCTCCAAATGACAAGAAGTCTTTCTGCTCAATTGAAGGGGAGTGGAATGGTGTAATGTATGCAAAATACTCAACAGGGGAAAATGTAGTTTTTATAGATACCAAGAAGTTGCCTATAATTAAGAAGAAAGTAAGGAAGCTGGAAGATCAGAATGAGTACGAATCCCACTGCCTTTGGAAGGATGTCACTTTCaacttaaaaatcagagacattgatGCAGCAACTGAAGCCAAGCATAGACTTGAAGAAAGACAAAGAGCAGAAGCccgagaaaggaaggaaaaggaaattcagTGGGAGACAAGGTTGTTTCATGAAGATGGAGAATGCTGGGTTTATGATGAACCATTACTGAAGCGTCTCGGTGCTGCCAAACATTAG